The window GAACAAGTAACTTTGCAAGACGTTACAACAGAGCCCATACACAAAGACTTAGCAAAACTTGTGAACGATCTTATGTTCAaggtaaaaattgacaaaaagttGGCCGAACAGGTGAAAGAATCTGCTGAGAAAATCAAACGACCAGAAAATTGCGAGAGTCTCGTGTGCACAAAAGTCGATGAATTGATATGGAACAGATTACAAGTTCCAACCAAGTCGCTTGACAGCAGATTTCAATACGGTCAACTCTTTTTAGTGAAAAGTGTGACAGTACTTGTAAACATTTTGGATAAGATTGTGTCAAACAAAGATGTAGAAAAAGAAGAGTTAGTCAGAGAACTGATCAAGACTGTTGAAATGCTCAGTTATTCGAATTACGAACTCAACATGAGACGAAGAGAATGTTTAAAAAGTGACATAGACAGTGTGAATTATTTGTCACTTTTTTCGTCTGGAGTTCCTATAAACCAGTTCCTTTTTGGGGGAGAATTGGGAAAACGCTTAGATGAAATTGAAAAGACCAATAAAGCAGTCAATAGAGTTATGACAAGCAAGAATATGAGACGAGGCACCTTTCATGGAGCTCGAGGTCAGAGATTTCAACCTTACTCCAGACCGTCTGGGTCACAGGGCTATTTCCGAAGCAGGAATGTCCCTTTTTTAGGCCAAACTTCCAAGAGAGGGAATTACAACAGGAAGTTCACAAAAGGCAAAAAGAAACAAGAATGATTATTGATGGggtaagaaataaaattaaaaacatcaaatttgaaaatgaatggGTTGAAGTTCTGttacctgaaaatttcagggcAGGTAGACTGAAACAATTTTTAGATGAATGGAAAGATATTACATCAGATAAAACTATATTAGACACTGTAAAAGGATGTCATATTGAAATTACAAATGAATATGAGTTAAATCAATTGAGCCCATCATACCCCTTGAGATTTAATGAAAGAGAAGCTGATATTGTGTCTAAAGAAGTTTACAAAATGTTAGACAAGAATGTCATTGAGAAATGTAATCATTGTTCTGatgaaattatatcaaatatatttatcaggCAGAAAAAAGACAAAAGTTATCGAGTTATactgaatttgaaaaaattcaacagtTATGTAGAATACAATCATTTCAAAATGGAAAGTTTACAATCGGCTCTGAATTTAATGAAACAAGGGTGTTATATGGCATCAGTTGATCTGAAAGATGCATACCATTCAGTTCCACTTGCGAGAGAATACAGAAAATTCATGAGATTCATGTGGAAAGGAGAATTGTTTCAGTACACTTGCCTTGTTATGGGTTTAGCATGCAGCCCAAGAAAGTTTACTAAACTTATGAAACCAGTTTATTCAGATCTTAGAAAACTAGGCTTTTCTAATGTTCCATACATTGATGATGTGTATTTGCAAGGTGATAATCAATATGATTGTTgggaaaatgttaaaactaCTGTCAACAAATTGCAGAGCTTGGGTTTCATTTTGAATAATGAAAAATCAGTCTTCATTCCTAAACAAGAAATAGTGTTTTTAGGGTtcattttgaattcagtagagATGACAGTgaaattaacacaaaataaaattgataacttGTACCAATGTTgccaaaaaattttaaagttgaaaaaagtcaaaattttagagatttCTCAATTGCTTGGCTTTATGGTGGCTAGTTTTCCAGGAGTTGAATATGGACCTTTATTTTACCGTACTTTAGAAAATGACAAAATTGATGCATTAAAATATTCTAGAGGGGATTATAATGCAAGTATGGAAATTTCCTTGGAAGCAAGAAATGACATAAACTGGTGGATAGAAAATGTACACAAATGTATGAAGCAAATTTGTCATGGTGAACCCAATTTTCTTGTCAGAACTGATGCATCCAGTAGTGGATTGGGAGCTGAGTTTGATAATGTAACTACTGGTGGTAGATGGAATGAACAGGAATTACAATTGCATATAAATGAACAAGAATTGTTAGCAGTATTATTTGCTCTTAAATCTCTGTGTAAAAAGATTTCTTGTGCTCATGTCCACATATTGTCAGACAATACTACAACAGTATGTTATATAAATGCTATGGGAGGTAGTAAGTCAAGATCTTGCAATAAGATAACTAGAGAAATTTGGTTTTGGTGTATAAATAAAGAGATCTGGCTATCGGCATCTCATATACCTGGTTCTAAAAATACAGTAGCTGACAGATGTTCTAGAGTTTTTAATGACCACACAGAATGGATGCTTAatcctaaaatattcaacaaaattaGTACATTATGGGGACCATTTGACATTGACATATTTGCGTCAAGACTAAATAAACAATTGCCTAAATATGTAGCATGGAAACCTGATCCAAATGCTGAGTTTATTGATGCATTTTCAGTCAAtctaaacaagttttatttctaTGCATTTCCTCCTTTTAGTGTCATAAGTCGAGTGCTTCAAAAGATTCAGAAGGAAAAGGCAGAGGGGGTGATGGTAGTCCCTGTATGGCCGACACAGACATGGTACACAAGTCTGTTGGAACTGTTGGTGGATGTTCCTCgaataattcaaaaagaacaGGGCTTGCTGAAACTGCCGCATTCCGAAGAGAAGCATTCGATGAAAATAACTTTGATGGCATGTCGTGTGTCTTGATCAAATTCCAAGAACAAGGAATTTCGCGAGACGTATTACAAATCATCAAAGAATCGTGGAGAGGATCTACCAGGAGTCAGTATGCAACAATCATTAAGAAATGGACAAGCTTCTGTGGTGAAAGgagtattcatttttttcaaccaACTATAAATGATGTGTTAGAATTCttgttaaaattatataaggGAAATTTAAGTTACAGTTGTATAAATACTGCCAGGTCGGCATTATCATGTTTTGTAAAGATCGATGGTACTGATGTGGGGAAACACCCATTAGTCTCAAGATTCATGAAAGGTATTTTTCAACTAAGGCCTACTCTATCTCGATACAATGAGATTTGGGATGTGGATGTTGTTTTTGATTACATTAGAAATATGAACTGCAATGAAATGCTATCTTTAAAACAGCTCACTTTGAAAACTGTTTCATTAGTAGCCCTAATTTCATCCCAAAGAGTACAATCTATTCATAATATATGTTTGTCAAATATGAATGTTGATGATtcaaaatatgtgttttatttagGTAAGATTAAACAATCTAGACCTAGTTGTAAATCGTTTTATATGAGTTTAGAAAGGTTTCCTGGAGAGGAAAATTTGGGCATTTTTAAGGCTTTGtcagaatatttaaaaagaacagAAAGTATCAGAAATGGTTGTGACAAAGTTTTTATTAGTTATTTGAAACCCCACAAGCAAGTAAGCAAAAACACTATTGCGAGATGGATCAAGACTTTTTTGGGTCTTGCTGGAATCAATATAAAGAAATTCTCAGCACATAGCACTAGAGCTGCTTCTTCTTCAGCTGCAATACGGAATGGTGTACCCATTACAGAAATTCTAAACAAAGCAGGATGGAGTTCtgaaaaaacttttttcaagtATTACAATCTAGATGTAAATAAAACCAAATGATGTGTTTGtgtttctttaaagtttttgtgGAAACAtgctttattaaaaagaaataaaccagttatcaatttaattgttgtatatttcaaataagacgGTGCATTTCAAAACCTTAAATTCTGTAAGGAGAGGTTTGATTGGTTTTCacatactggtttttttttaaacaacttggCACATCAATGCTTTA is drawn from Crassostrea angulata isolate pt1a10 chromosome 5, ASM2561291v2, whole genome shotgun sequence and contains these coding sequences:
- the LOC128186364 gene encoding uncharacterized protein LOC128186364, which produces MTMASAMLKKSEREKDSRGKSTKPESVSLPVQFPLTTISHESFFERMSSPSTLHVTKNTVGQGSSRSTMATRTETCTSPQNQVNEETGNESVENRNSQNFDNLAKCLEMLTNTITAGFQGLKSDMAELVCEKSDNNYVDNNYESDEFYSDGEIYEKDSESNTMTVDDLLSKTKLSGSISGKPDSRKNENESGSQSRFMKVASEQVTLQDVTTEPIHKDLAKLVNDLMFKVKIDKKLAEQVKESAEKIKRPENCESLVCTKVDELIWNRLQVPTKSLDSRFQYGQLFLVKSVTVLVNILDKIVSNKDVEKEELVRELIKTVEMLSYSNYELNMRRRECLKSDIDSVNYLSLFSSGVPINQFLFGGELGKRLDEIEKTNKAVNRVMTSKNMRRGTFHGARGQRFQPYSRPSGSQGYFRSRNVPFLGQTSKRGNYNRKFTKGKKKQE